The following are from one region of the Desulfovibrio sp. JC010 genome:
- the panC gene encoding pantoate--beta-alanine ligase, whose amino-acid sequence METISNPQELQNLCLMLRSEGKKIGLVPTMGYFHEGHLSLMDAARKQCDVLIVSLFVNPTQFGENEDLDAYPHDLERDSKLAEKRGVDILFTPVRDDMYFDDHCTWVEVPDLAANLCGQSRPVHFRGVATVVTKLFMTAQPHVAVFGQKDWQQLAVIKRMVRDLNIPVDVQGHEIVREESGLAMSSRNVYLTDEEKSAAPNIQKGLQKMRDQVADGESDVVKLKDDLADFYAETIPGSRIDYIEIVHPENINILNKVSERALCAVAVQVGKARLIDNLLIKV is encoded by the coding sequence ATGGAAACAATCAGTAATCCGCAGGAACTTCAGAATCTTTGCCTCATGCTTCGCAGCGAGGGTAAAAAAATCGGTCTAGTACCGACCATGGGCTACTTTCATGAAGGACATCTGAGCCTCATGGACGCCGCCCGCAAGCAGTGTGACGTACTTATCGTCAGCCTGTTTGTAAACCCCACCCAGTTCGGGGAGAACGAGGACCTAGACGCCTATCCCCACGATCTGGAGCGCGACTCCAAACTTGCTGAAAAGCGCGGCGTGGATATTCTTTTTACACCGGTGCGTGACGACATGTATTTCGATGACCACTGCACATGGGTGGAAGTCCCGGATCTTGCCGCCAACCTCTGCGGCCAATCTCGCCCGGTGCATTTCCGGGGCGTGGCAACTGTGGTCACCAAACTCTTCATGACCGCGCAGCCCCACGTAGCTGTATTCGGGCAAAAGGACTGGCAGCAACTGGCAGTCATCAAAAGAATGGTCCGCGACCTGAATATCCCCGTGGATGTGCAGGGCCATGAAATCGTACGTGAAGAATCCGGGCTGGCTATGAGTTCCCGCAATGTCTATCTCACCGACGAAGAAAAATCCGCAGCCCCCAACATTCAGAAAGGGTTGCAGAAAATGCGCGATCAAGTGGCTGACGGCGAATCTGACGTTGTAAAACTCAAGGATGATCTTGCTGATTTTTATGCTGAAACCATTCCGGGGAGCCGCATTGATTATATCGAAATTGTGCACCCCGAAAATATCAATATCCTCAATAAAGTGTCTGAAAGGGCACTTTGTGCGGTAGCAGTGCAAGTTGGCAAGGCAAGATTGATAGACAATCTGCTCATAAAAGTGTAA